From the Purpureocillium takamizusanense chromosome 6, complete sequence genome, one window contains:
- a CDS encoding uncharacterized protein (COG:E~EggNog:ENOG503NVJ7), with protein sequence MCGIHATISRSAHRAPSQTLERRLRSRGPDHCSTVHARLDDGHHGDGPVDKALYLTFTSTVLALRGDHVARQPLVDESSGSVLCWNGEAWKFRGRPVRGNDGEAILTELVAASRRGADGSGGNGGGGGAGDLVLRVLRDIEGPFAFIFFDKPARRLYYGRDRLGRRSLMFETCDGFSLSSVAESSSQNWAEVEADGCYTLDLSTLSDAEMTPHRHDWAADDQLVSSLGVFNASTASARGSLTRNAPSVGYLRDHLTDSLRYRVLQVPEPPKTSSTDARVAVLFSGGLDCTVLARLTSDLLPSDQAIDLLNVAFENPRIAAQHKTTSEQGLYELCPDRITGRKSFAELVAVCPTRRWRLVCVNVPYSLTRSHRSEVVDLIYPHNTEMDLSIAYALYFASRGQGLSQDGPCSESRPYTTTARVLLSGLGADELFGGYIRHATAFSRRGYEGLNDELKLDVGRLGKRNLGRDDRAMAHWEREVRFPYLDEGLVKWAIETPVWEKCDFENQAAGGDDAVEPGKRVLRLLAQELGMPFVAAEKKRAVSCESLSAPAPAGPRIRLLRRAKRRFRYNSEPGRPRWRAAGSRAPPSSPEWRRQGATRCRCSQNLPTSYLGPRRRGTRQ encoded by the exons ATGTGCGGCATCCACGCGACCATCTCCAGGTCTGCACATCGCGCCCCCTCCCAGACCCTGGAGAGGCGCCTTCGGAGCCGAGGCCCCGACCACTGTAGCACCGTCCACGCACGTCTGgacgacggccaccacggcgacggccccgtGGACAAGGCGCTGTACCTCACCTTCACCTCGACCGTCCTGGCCCTGCGCGGAGACCACGTCGCCAGGCAGCCTCTCGTTGACGAGTCCTCGGGCTCCGTCCTATGCTGGAATGGCGAGGCCTGGAAGTTCCGTGGCCGCCCGGTTCGGGGCAACGATGGTGAGGCCATCCTGACGGAGCTGGTAGCGGccagtcgccgcggcgccgatgggAGCGGCGgtaatggtggtggtggcggcgccggcgacctcgtTCTCCGTGTGTTGCGCGACATCGAGGGCCCGTTTGCCTTCATCTTCTTTGACAagcccgctcgccgcctttATTATGGGCGCGACCGTCTCGGCCGCAGGTCCCTCATGTTCGAGACGTGTGATGGATTCTCTCTGTCAAGCGTTGCAGAATCCTCCTCGCAAAACTgggccgaggtcgaggctgaTGGCTGCTATACGCTGGACCTGAGTACTTTGTCTGATGCTGAGATGACACCCCACAGACATGACTGGGCCGCAGACGATCAACTC GTCTCGAGTCTCGGCGTGTTCAACGCCTCCACAGCAAGTGCTCGAGGCAGCTTGACTCGGAACGCACCCTCTGTAGGCTACTTACGGGACCACCTCACTGATTCCCTGAGATACCGCGTCCTCCAGGTGCCGGAGCCTCCCAAGACGTCATCGACCGATGCCAGGGTCGCCGTCCTATTCTCCGGCGGGTTGGACTGCACCGTCCTGGCGCGGCTCACCAGTGACCTGCTGCCCTCGGACCAAGCCATAGACCTCTTGAACGTGGCCTTTGAGAATCCCAGGATAGCAGCCCAGCACAAGACCACCTCTGAGCAAGGCTTGTACGAACTCTGCCCTGACAGAATCACAGGGCGTAAGTCTTttgccgagctcgtcgctgTCTGCCCGACGAGACGGTGGCGACTGGTCTGC GTAAACGTCCCCTATTCCTTGACGCGCTCCCACAGGTCCGAAGTCGTCGACCTGATATATCCACACAACACCGAGATGGACCTGTCCATCGCCTATGCCCTCTACTTTGCATCGCGCGGTCAGGGTCTCAGCCAGGACGGCCCGTGTTCAGAATCGCGGCCCTACACAACGACGGCCCGCGTGCTGCTCTCGGGCTTGGGAGCTGACGAACTCTTTGGAGGGTACATTCGCCACGCCACTGCCTTCTCCAGACGCGGATACGAAGGCCTCAACGACGAGCTGAAGCTCGACGTTGGCCGGCTTGGCAAGAGAAATCTTGGTCGAGATGACCGTGCCATGGCGCACTGGGAGCGAGAGGTGAGGTTCCCCTATCTTGACGAGGGCCTTGTCAAGTGGGCAATCGAAACCCCCGTGTGGGAAAAGTGCGACTTTGAAAACCAAGCCGCCGGCGGGGATGATGCCGTAGAACCGGGCAAACGCGTCttgcgcctcctcgcccaggagCTCGGCATGCCGTTCGTGGCTGCCGAGAAGAAGCGTGCTGTAAGTTGCGAGTCTCtgtccgcgcccgcccccgcgggGCCCCGAAtccggctgctgcgccgtgctAAACGGCGTTTCAGATACAATTCGGAGCCAGGACGGCCAAGATGGAGAGCGGCAGGGTCAAGGGCACCACCCTCATCGCCtgagtggcggcggcagggcgcaACGCGATGCAGGTGCTCGCAGAAtctacctacttcgtacctaggGCCTAGACGCAGAGGCACCCGGCAGTGA
- a CDS encoding uncharacterized protein (COG:E~EggNog:ENOG503NVJ7) — protein MCGIHATISRSAHRAPSQTLERRLRSRGPDHCSTVHARLDDGHHGDGPVDKALYLTFTSTVLALRGDHVARQPLVDESSGSVLCWNGEAWKFRGRPVRGNDGEAILTELVAASRRGADGSGGNGGGGGAGDLVLRVLRDIEGPFAFIFFDKPARRLYYGRDRLGRRSLMFETCDGFSLSSVAESSSQNWAEVEADGCYTLDLSTLSDAEMTPHRHDWAADDQLVSSLGVFNASTASARGSLTRNAPSVGYLRDHLTDSLRYRVLQVPEPPKTSSTDARVAVLFSGGLDCTVLARLTSDLLPSDQAIDLLNVAFENPRIAAQHKTTSEQGLYELCPDRITGRKSFAELVAVCPTRRWRLVCVNVPYSLTRSHRSEVVDLIYPHNTEMDLSIAYALYFASRGQGLSQDGPCSESRPYTTTARVLLSGLGADELFGGYIRHATAFSRRGYEGLNDELKLDVGRLGKRNLGRDDRAMAHWEREVRFPYLDEGLVKWAIETPVWEKCDFENQAAGGDDAVEPGKRVLRLLAQELGMPFVAAEKKRAIQFGARTAKMESGRVKGTTLIA, from the exons ATGTGCGGCATCCACGCGACCATCTCCAGGTCTGCACATCGCGCCCCCTCCCAGACCCTGGAGAGGCGCCTTCGGAGCCGAGGCCCCGACCACTGTAGCACCGTCCACGCACGTCTGgacgacggccaccacggcgacggccccgtGGACAAGGCGCTGTACCTCACCTTCACCTCGACCGTCCTGGCCCTGCGCGGAGACCACGTCGCCAGGCAGCCTCTCGTTGACGAGTCCTCGGGCTCCGTCCTATGCTGGAATGGCGAGGCCTGGAAGTTCCGTGGCCGCCCGGTTCGGGGCAACGATGGTGAGGCCATCCTGACGGAGCTGGTAGCGGccagtcgccgcggcgccgatgggAGCGGCGgtaatggtggtggtggcggcgccggcgacctcgtTCTCCGTGTGTTGCGCGACATCGAGGGCCCGTTTGCCTTCATCTTCTTTGACAagcccgctcgccgcctttATTATGGGCGCGACCGTCTCGGCCGCAGGTCCCTCATGTTCGAGACGTGTGATGGATTCTCTCTGTCAAGCGTTGCAGAATCCTCCTCGCAAAACTgggccgaggtcgaggctgaTGGCTGCTATACGCTGGACCTGAGTACTTTGTCTGATGCTGAGATGACACCCCACAGACATGACTGGGCCGCAGACGATCAACTC GTCTCGAGTCTCGGCGTGTTCAACGCCTCCACAGCAAGTGCTCGAGGCAGCTTGACTCGGAACGCACCCTCTGTAGGCTACTTACGGGACCACCTCACTGATTCCCTGAGATACCGCGTCCTCCAGGTGCCGGAGCCTCCCAAGACGTCATCGACCGATGCCAGGGTCGCCGTCCTATTCTCCGGCGGGTTGGACTGCACCGTCCTGGCGCGGCTCACCAGTGACCTGCTGCCCTCGGACCAAGCCATAGACCTCTTGAACGTGGCCTTTGAGAATCCCAGGATAGCAGCCCAGCACAAGACCACCTCTGAGCAAGGCTTGTACGAACTCTGCCCTGACAGAATCACAGGGCGTAAGTCTTttgccgagctcgtcgctgTCTGCCCGACGAGACGGTGGCGACTGGTCTGC GTAAACGTCCCCTATTCCTTGACGCGCTCCCACAGGTCCGAAGTCGTCGACCTGATATATCCACACAACACCGAGATGGACCTGTCCATCGCCTATGCCCTCTACTTTGCATCGCGCGGTCAGGGTCTCAGCCAGGACGGCCCGTGTTCAGAATCGCGGCCCTACACAACGACGGCCCGCGTGCTGCTCTCGGGCTTGGGAGCTGACGAACTCTTTGGAGGGTACATTCGCCACGCCACTGCCTTCTCCAGACGCGGATACGAAGGCCTCAACGACGAGCTGAAGCTCGACGTTGGCCGGCTTGGCAAGAGAAATCTTGGTCGAGATGACCGTGCCATGGCGCACTGGGAGCGAGAGGTGAGGTTCCCCTATCTTGACGAGGGCCTTGTCAAGTGGGCAATCGAAACCCCCGTGTGGGAAAAGTGCGACTTTGAAAACCAAGCCGCCGGCGGGGATGATGCCGTAGAACCGGGCAAACGCGTCttgcgcctcctcgcccaggagCTCGGCATGCCGTTCGTGGCTGCCGAGAAGAAGCGTGCT ATACAATTCGGAGCCAGGACGGCCAAGATGGAGAGCGGCAGGGTCAAGGGCACCACCCTCATCGCCtga